One stretch of Chitinophaga pendula DNA includes these proteins:
- a CDS encoding SGNH/GDSL hydrolase family protein, whose protein sequence is MQSPLPIQDTTLTYLALGDSYTIGESVTEPERFPEQAVALLARRGIRVASPRIIAITGWTTDELAQAIQAAGIKTTYHIVTLLIGVNNQYRGRSLEEYRVQFAQLLEQAIAFAGGDVRRVVVLSIPDWGVTPYAEGRDRAQIATEIDAFNAANKAITLRYGAGYLDITPVSRQGATDATLQAADGLHPSGKQYTLWAQRLSLLLADIAAL, encoded by the coding sequence GTTACACGATCGGAGAAAGTGTAACGGAGCCGGAGCGTTTCCCGGAGCAGGCGGTTGCGTTGCTGGCCAGAAGGGGTATACGGGTGGCATCTCCCCGTATCATTGCCATTACAGGGTGGACAACTGATGAGTTAGCACAAGCCATTCAAGCGGCTGGTATAAAGACAACCTACCACATCGTGACCTTGCTCATAGGGGTCAACAACCAATATCGAGGCCGTAGCCTGGAAGAGTACCGGGTACAGTTTGCGCAGTTACTGGAGCAGGCCATTGCATTTGCCGGTGGGGATGTGCGGAGGGTAGTGGTGTTATCCATTCCGGATTGGGGCGTCACGCCTTATGCAGAAGGTAGGGACCGGGCCCAGATCGCCACCGAGATAGATGCTTTCAATGCAGCGAACAAGGCGATTACCTTACGGTATGGCGCCGGTTATCTGGATATTACGCCGGTGTCGAGGCAGGGCGCTACGGATGCGACCCTACAGGCGGCAGACGGACTACATCCATCTGGCAAACAGTATACGCTGTGGGCGCAACGGTTATCGTTGCTGCTGGCTGACATAGCTGCTTTATAG
- a CDS encoding flavodoxin reductase: MERHIVKILSTVPVTHDVRRIKVSKPEGYHFLPGQATEVSLHKPGWEEERRPFTFTGLNDWDHLEFTIKIYKDRHSVTAGISQLREGDELLLHDVWGAIQYKGEGTFIAGGAGVTPFIAIFRQLEQDGKIGGNQLIFSNKTREDVILEEEWRRMLGDRFIPTLTKVPAEGYEHRRIDEAYLKEKVGDFSRQFYICGPDPMVQQLKETLTRLTGNDKLITIEI; encoded by the coding sequence ATGGAACGCCATATCGTTAAAATTTTATCCACAGTACCCGTTACGCATGATGTAAGACGCATTAAAGTCAGCAAGCCGGAGGGTTATCATTTCCTGCCAGGGCAGGCTACGGAGGTATCCCTGCATAAGCCGGGCTGGGAGGAGGAGCGTCGGCCTTTTACGTTTACAGGACTGAATGATTGGGACCACCTGGAATTTACCATTAAGATCTATAAGGACCGTCATAGTGTGACAGCGGGTATTTCCCAGCTCCGGGAGGGAGATGAGCTGCTATTGCATGATGTATGGGGGGCCATTCAGTATAAGGGAGAAGGCACCTTCATTGCGGGCGGAGCCGGGGTAACACCATTTATTGCCATTTTCAGGCAGCTGGAGCAGGATGGGAAGATCGGGGGTAACCAGCTGATCTTTTCCAATAAAACCCGGGAGGATGTGATCCTGGAAGAGGAGTGGCGCCGTATGCTGGGAGACCGTTTTATCCCTACCCTTACCAAAGTGCCGGCAGAAGGTTATGAGCACCGGCGTATCGACGAGGCCTATCTGAAGGAGAAGGTAGGTGATTTCAGCCGTCAGTTCTATATCTGCGGGCCTGATCCGATGGTACAGCAACTGAAGGAGACACTGACCCGGCTGACGGGTAATGATAAACTGATCACCATCGAAATATAA